One region of Propionispora vibrioides genomic DNA includes:
- a CDS encoding ABC transporter substrate-binding protein, with the protein MLKKLQGSLWVILLAGLLSAVLLVGCGKGADSGKPAAEEAKELNLFIWSEYIPQSVIDKFEKKYGIKVNYTTYSSNEEMLAKLAAGASQYDLSVATDYMVEILRKKDMAQPIDLGNVPNFKNIGDEFKNTAVDPGNKYTVPYMWGAVPIAVNTEKVKHPITSYKDLWSPEFENSLVVLDDQRAIIGAALKKLGYSLNETDPAKLEQAKEELKKLMPNIKAFDSDSPKTLLINGEAKAALVWGAEVSLAVRDNPNIKVVFPTEGMYLWQDNFFIPKDAPHKKAAELFINFILEPDISAEISKAFPYANPNLEAHKLIDQAILNDPAVYPPKEELAKGEHLKDVGEATAVYDRIWSEVKQR; encoded by the coding sequence ATGTTGAAAAAACTGCAGGGGAGCTTATGGGTTATATTGCTGGCAGGCCTGCTAAGCGCCGTTTTACTTGTCGGCTGTGGCAAAGGCGCCGATAGTGGCAAACCGGCGGCAGAAGAAGCCAAAGAATTGAACTTGTTTATTTGGTCCGAGTACATACCGCAGTCGGTGATTGACAAGTTTGAAAAGAAGTATGGAATTAAGGTAAACTATACCACTTATTCTTCTAATGAGGAGATGCTGGCCAAGCTGGCGGCGGGCGCCTCACAATACGATTTGTCGGTTGCTACCGATTATATGGTGGAAATCCTGCGTAAGAAGGATATGGCTCAGCCGATTGATTTGGGCAATGTTCCTAACTTTAAAAACATTGGCGACGAGTTTAAAAATACGGCTGTTGATCCGGGCAACAAGTATACCGTACCCTATATGTGGGGAGCCGTACCGATTGCCGTCAATACAGAGAAAGTGAAGCATCCGATAACCTCCTATAAGGATTTATGGAGCCCCGAGTTTGAAAACTCACTGGTTGTGCTGGATGATCAACGGGCCATCATTGGTGCCGCGCTGAAAAAACTGGGTTATTCTCTCAACGAAACCGATCCGGCTAAATTGGAGCAAGCTAAGGAAGAGCTTAAAAAGCTGATGCCTAATATCAAAGCTTTTGACAGCGACAGCCCCAAGACGCTGCTAATCAATGGTGAGGCCAAAGCCGCGCTGGTATGGGGCGCCGAAGTCTCACTGGCGGTCCGGGATAATCCGAATATCAAGGTTGTGTTCCCGACGGAAGGCATGTATTTATGGCAGGACAATTTCTTTATCCCTAAAGATGCACCGCATAAAAAAGCCGCTGAATTGTTCATTAACTTTATTCTCGAACCGGACATCAGCGCCGAAATATCCAAGGCGTTCCCTTACGCCAATCCGAACCTGGAAGCGCATAAGCTAATTGATCAGGCTATTTTAAATGATCCGGCCGTTTATCCGCCGAAAGAGGAACTGGCTAAGGGCGAGCATTTGAAGGATGTTGGCGAAGCAACAGCGGTATATGACCGGATTTGGTCGGAAGTGAAGCAAAGATAA
- a CDS encoding phenylacetate--CoA ligase family protein, whose amino-acid sequence MILNPAIEALPLQKKTDLQTERLRAIVERAYRKTGFYHQRLSASQLEPAMLQTVETIAKLPFLTTADLAANYPYGLLTVPVSAIARFQQGVGNKAVGLTQQDITNHLELLARSLVAGQVSSGSVFMMIAAKEVMPYAPALQTAAEGIGATVIEQHGLNVKELLKIILNFGVTALFASPETFLHLAETLTTLGFSASELPLLSLLCDARQLDNPLRHKLRQAYSTPIYTLYGHTDILSMGMAAECPEQNGLHLQEDHFYAEIIDPYTGQPVPDGQTGELVITTLTREGMPLLRYRTADFACLDRSPCPCGRTLARLHFSCFARQ is encoded by the coding sequence ATGATTTTAAACCCAGCCATAGAGGCCCTGCCTTTACAGAAAAAAACAGACTTACAGACGGAAAGGCTGCGGGCCATTGTCGAACGGGCTTACCGTAAGACCGGCTTTTACCACCAACGGCTGTCCGCCAGCCAGCTAGAACCTGCTATGCTGCAAACCGTTGAAACGATAGCCAAACTTCCTTTTCTCACTACCGCCGATTTGGCGGCTAATTATCCCTATGGTTTACTCACCGTTCCGGTCAGCGCCATTGCCCGCTTCCAGCAGGGAGTGGGCAACAAAGCAGTCGGCCTGACTCAGCAGGATATCACCAATCACCTGGAACTCTTAGCCCGCAGTCTGGTTGCCGGCCAGGTTTCCAGCGGTTCTGTTTTTATGATGATCGCCGCTAAAGAAGTGATGCCCTATGCTCCCGCTTTGCAAACGGCAGCGGAAGGAATTGGCGCCACCGTCATTGAACAGCATGGGCTGAACGTCAAAGAACTGCTCAAAATCATCCTTAATTTCGGTGTTACAGCCCTATTTGCCAGTCCGGAGACCTTTCTTCACTTGGCGGAAACTCTGACCACGCTTGGGTTTTCTGCCAGCGAGCTTCCCCTGCTAAGTCTGTTGTGTGACGCCCGTCAGTTGGACAACCCTCTGCGCCATAAACTCCGGCAAGCGTACAGCACACCCATTTACACGCTATATGGCCATACCGATATCCTGTCTATGGGGATGGCCGCTGAGTGTCCGGAGCAAAACGGGTTGCATCTACAGGAAGATCACTTCTATGCTGAGATTATCGACCCTTACACCGGCCAACCTGTGCCGGACGGCCAAACCGGTGAACTGGTCATTACAACGCTGACCCGGGAAGGTATGCCGCTGCTCCGCTATCGCACCGCTGATTTTGCCTGTTTGGACCGATCGCCTTGTCCCTGCGGCAGAACTTTGGCGCGCCTGCATTTTTCCTGTTTTGCCCGGCAATAA
- a CDS encoding ferritin: MISEKMQKVLNKQVQAEMYSANLYLAMSSYCDFKGLKGFANWLRVQYQEETAHALLLLDYVKERGGKVEVLQIEAPAVEFGTMTEVFKTVLKHEQHVTGLINGLYEVAIQEKDFAAQIFLQWFVNEQVEEEANATDILGKLEVIGDSGVNVLYLDKELSTRVFVPPSISNAN; encoded by the coding sequence ATGATTAGTGAAAAAATGCAAAAGGTGCTTAATAAACAGGTGCAGGCAGAAATGTATTCGGCCAATTTGTATTTGGCGATGTCGTCGTACTGTGATTTTAAAGGCTTAAAAGGCTTTGCTAACTGGCTGCGGGTGCAGTATCAGGAGGAAACAGCCCACGCTCTGCTGTTATTGGATTATGTGAAAGAACGTGGCGGTAAGGTAGAAGTCCTGCAGATTGAAGCTCCGGCAGTCGAGTTTGGCACGATGACGGAAGTGTTTAAGACGGTTTTAAAGCATGAGCAGCATGTTACCGGATTAATTAACGGTCTCTATGAAGTGGCCATTCAGGAGAAAGACTTTGCGGCTCAAATTTTCTTGCAATGGTTTGTCAATGAGCAGGTAGAAGAGGAAGCCAATGCCACTGATATTCTTGGCAAACTGGAGGTAATCGGTGATAGCGGTGTAAATGTGCTCTATCTGGATAAAGAATTAAGCACCAGAGTATTTGTACCGCCTTCCATCAGTAACGCTAATTAA